A genomic region of Acetonema longum DSM 6540 contains the following coding sequences:
- the nuoH gene encoding NADH-quinone oxidoreductase subunit NuoH has translation MSGDSQLHFLANWLRHILGQFLPDAGWVDLVMLLVNIGAILGLISSLAIVLVYMERKVCAFMQLRIGPNRVGPLGLLQTTADMLKLLAKEDIVPAKVDKWVWALAPVLLLVPSIAAYAVIPFDNQAVYSDLNIGIFYFVAISAQTSLAFLMAGWGSNNKYSLLGGMRVVAQTISYEIPLVFSLVGVIMLTGSLRMSDIVAAQKGLWFICLQPAAFLVYVIAATAETNRAPFDLAEAESEIVAGPFTEYSGMRWALFFLAEYANLFAVSAIAATLFLGGWNGPVLPGWLWFAIKTTVMVYLFMWFRWTFPRIRVDQLMSFGWKLLLPVALANIVITGIGIYAFKMI, from the coding sequence ATGAGCGGAGACAGTCAATTGCATTTCCTGGCTAACTGGCTGCGACACATCCTGGGACAGTTTCTGCCTGACGCAGGCTGGGTGGACCTGGTTATGCTGCTGGTGAATATTGGAGCCATTTTGGGCCTGATCAGTTCATTGGCGATCGTCCTGGTATATATGGAACGTAAGGTCTGCGCCTTTATGCAGCTGCGGATCGGCCCCAACCGGGTAGGTCCCCTGGGTTTGCTGCAGACGACGGCTGACATGCTCAAACTTTTGGCCAAAGAAGACATTGTTCCGGCTAAGGTGGATAAATGGGTATGGGCGCTGGCGCCGGTCCTTCTTTTGGTACCGTCGATAGCGGCCTATGCCGTGATTCCTTTTGATAATCAGGCGGTTTATTCCGACCTGAATATCGGCATCTTTTATTTTGTGGCCATATCGGCCCAGACTTCCCTGGCCTTTCTCATGGCCGGCTGGGGTTCCAACAACAAATACTCTCTGCTGGGCGGTATGCGCGTTGTGGCTCAGACCATCAGCTACGAAATCCCCCTGGTATTTTCGTTGGTAGGGGTGATTATGCTGACGGGCTCTCTCAGGATGAGCGATATTGTGGCGGCCCAGAAAGGCCTTTGGTTTATCTGCCTGCAGCCGGCGGCTTTTTTAGTGTATGTGATCGCCGCTACGGCTGAAACCAACCGGGCGCCCTTTGACCTGGCGGAAGCCGAGTCTGAGATCGTGGCCGGGCCTTTTACCGAATACAGCGGCATGCGCTGGGCCTTGTTCTTTCTGGCGGAATACGCCAACCTGTTCGCCGTGTCGGCCATTGCCGCCACCTTATTTTTAGGCGGTTGGAATGGGCCGGTGCTGCCGGGCTGGCTTTGGTTCGCCATTAAAACCACGGTGATGGTTTATCTGTTTATGTGGTTCCGCTGGACCTTCCCGCGCATCCGGGTGGATCAGCTGATGTCCTTCGGCTGGAAGCTGTTGCTGCCGGTGGCCTTGGCCAACATCGTCATCACCGGTATCGGCATTTACGCATTCAAAATGATATAG
- a CDS encoding NADH-quinone oxidoreductase subunit C, producing the protein MAKVNGLAAGLLTRLKEQYGDSILLVENQPMVYIAADKLTDLLGFVKTDGSYGMDWLSNLTAVDYPAYVEVVYHVNSRTLYHNLTVKVRLEKSGEVLPSVASIVSLWPGADWQEREVYDLMGVTFTGHPNLTRILLPEDFEGHPLQKNYKLPSRQENVSRGEERGSKVRVC; encoded by the coding sequence ATGGCTAAAGTAAACGGCCTTGCTGCCGGTCTGCTCACCAGACTGAAGGAACAATATGGCGACAGCATCCTGCTGGTGGAAAACCAGCCTATGGTATATATCGCTGCGGATAAGCTTACGGATCTCCTGGGATTTGTAAAAACCGACGGGTCCTACGGCATGGACTGGCTGAGCAATCTGACCGCCGTCGACTATCCCGCCTACGTCGAGGTTGTCTATCACGTGAACTCCCGGACTTTATACCATAACCTGACCGTAAAAGTGAGGCTGGAGAAAAGCGGCGAGGTTCTTCCGTCCGTGGCCTCGATTGTGTCCCTGTGGCCGGGAGCGGATTGGCAGGAACGGGAGGTTTACGACCTGATGGGCGTAACTTTCACCGGGCATCCCAACCTGACGCGGATCCTGCTGCCGGAAGATTTTGAGGGGCATCCTCTGCAAAAAAATTACAAACTGCCGTCCCGTCAGGAAAATGTGTCCCGGGGCGAAGAGCGGGGAAGTAAGGTGAGAGTATGCTGA
- a CDS encoding NADH-quinone oxidoreductase subunit D codes for MLKTEVYSLNMGPQHPSTHGVLRVVLDLDGEIVQHARPDIGFLHRGIEKLMESRTYAQVNPYTDRLDYVSSMSNNLAYCLAVEKLLQVEIPERAEYLRVIMAELNRIASHCICQGSVANDLGAITAFIYAFRIRERILDLFNMACGARMTYHYIRIGGVMADITEDFIKAAWQFVNDYPGLIGLFKNLVSDNEIFRHRLMGTGVISGERALALGISGPVLRASGVGFDLRKEDPYSIYDRFDFDVPVTQNGDNWDRYILRLDEMDQSIRIIRQALEKMSEGPVMAKVPKIIKPPAGEVYHRIESPRGELGFYIVSDGSTKPYRIHVRRPSFINLSGVDDMCRSGKLSDVVAVLATVDPILGEVDC; via the coding sequence ATGCTGAAGACTGAAGTTTACAGTCTGAATATGGGCCCCCAGCATCCCAGCACCCATGGGGTCCTGCGGGTAGTACTGGATTTGGACGGCGAAATCGTGCAGCATGCCAGGCCGGATATCGGCTTCTTGCACCGGGGCATCGAAAAACTGATGGAGTCCCGGACCTATGCTCAGGTGAATCCCTATACCGACCGGCTGGACTATGTGTCCTCCATGAGCAACAACCTGGCCTATTGTCTGGCCGTGGAAAAACTGCTCCAGGTGGAAATCCCGGAGCGGGCCGAGTATCTGCGGGTGATCATGGCCGAACTGAACCGGATTGCCAGCCACTGCATCTGTCAGGGATCCGTGGCCAACGACCTGGGGGCGATCACTGCTTTCATCTATGCTTTCCGGATCCGGGAAAGAATCCTGGACCTGTTTAACATGGCCTGCGGCGCCCGCATGACCTATCACTATATCCGGATCGGCGGCGTGATGGCCGACATAACCGAGGATTTTATCAAGGCTGCCTGGCAGTTTGTGAATGATTATCCCGGGCTGATCGGCCTGTTTAAGAATCTGGTAAGCGACAACGAGATTTTTCGTCACCGCCTGATGGGCACCGGCGTCATCTCCGGCGAACGGGCTCTGGCCCTGGGCATTTCCGGCCCGGTGCTGCGGGCTTCCGGTGTGGGGTTTGACCTTCGCAAAGAGGATCCCTACAGCATCTATGACCGGTTCGACTTTGATGTGCCTGTGACCCAAAACGGAGATAACTGGGACCGATATATACTGCGTCTGGACGAAATGGACCAAAGCATCCGGATTATCCGCCAGGCTTTGGAGAAAATGTCCGAGGGGCCGGTTATGGCCAAAGTTCCTAAAATTATCAAACCCCCTGCCGGCGAGGTTTATCACCGCATCGAGAGTCCCCGCGGCGAGCTGGGCTTCTATATCGTCAGTGACGGCAGTACCAAACCCTACCGGATCCATGTCCGCCGCCCCTCCTTTATCAATCTGAGCGGAGTGGACGACATGTGCCGGAGCGGCAAACTGTCCGATGTGGTAGCGGTATTGGCCACAGTAGACCCGATTTTGGGGGAAGTGGACTGCTGA